A genomic window from Populus alba chromosome 19, ASM523922v2, whole genome shotgun sequence includes:
- the LOC118028882 gene encoding superoxide dismutase [Mn], mitochondrial, translating to MALRSLVCRKSLGLASSSSFKLHFRGLQTFSLPDLPYDYGALEPAISGEIMQLHHQKHHQTYVTNYNKAVEQLHHAMEKGDSSAVVKLQSAIKFNGGGHVNHSIFWKNLSPVSERGGESPHGNLGWAIDEHFGSLDALIQKMSTEGASLQGSGWVWFGLDKESKKLVVETTANQDPLVTKGPLVPLLGIDVWEHAYYLQYKNARPDYLKNIWKVMNWKYAGEVYDKEHS from the exons ATGGCTCTCCGCTCTCTCGTTTGTCGGAAATCCCTAGGCCTAGCCTCCTCCTCAAGCTTCAAGCTTCATTTCCGTGGATTGCAGACCTTCTCATTGCCCGATCTTCCCTACGATTATGGAGCTTTGGAGCCTGCAATTAGCGGGGAGATTATGCAGCTCCATCaccagaaacaccaccagactTACGTCACCAACTACAATAAGGCGGTCGAACAACTTCATCATGCCATGGAAAAGGGCGATTCTTCTGCCGTTGTCAAATTGCAGAGCGCTATCAAATTCAATGGCGGAg GTCATGTCAACCATTCAATATTCTGGAAAAATCTCTCTCCTGTCTCT GAAAGAGGTGGCGAATCACCACATGGTAACCTGGGCTGGGCTATTGATGAACATTTTGGTTCTTTGGATGCATTGATTCAAAAAATGAGCACAGAGGGTGCTTCCCTACAGGGCTCTGGATGGGTG TGGTTTGGCCTGGACAAAGAATCAAAGAAGCTTGTGGTTGAGACGACAGCAAATCAA GATCCATTGGTAACTAAAGGACCCTTAGTTCCATTACTTGGAATTGATGTTTGGGAGCATGCATACTACTTACAG TACAAGAATGCCAGACCTGATTATCTGAAGAACATATGGAAGGTAATGAATTGGAAGTATGCTGGTGAGGTTTATGATAAAGAACATTCTTAA